A region from the uncultured Sunxiuqinia sp. genome encodes:
- a CDS encoding glycosyltransferase produces the protein MKNICFFNSTLFWGGGEKSHLEYAINFQQHKYQVYIVASSGSVLESKSREFGIRVDTYKISNLSFLNPFKINALAEFFRSKNIDTLFLNSSPDLKLGGLAAQKAGVKNIVYMRGLAVPIKSNALNRYLLTKVITHPVPNSLDTRKAFLTHFKPHLNESNVPVIYRGINFEEWDSRPVGTSDFSGNDKIILGNVGRLVEQKGQKHLVELANILRERKLSFKLYIVGSGPLENNLQKLIQENGLENLIELVGFKSDVKSFLNSIDLFVFPSLWEGFGNAMVEAMAEKKVPVAFKLTSNPEIVENGENGFLIDYADMNAFADKVEFLATQPEKRKEMGERAREAVIQKFSFDKIMGEWQKLLD, from the coding sequence ATGAAAAACATTTGCTTTTTTAACTCCACTTTATTCTGGGGCGGTGGCGAAAAATCACATCTCGAGTATGCTATAAATTTTCAGCAGCATAAATACCAGGTGTACATTGTTGCTTCTTCCGGGTCGGTATTGGAGTCTAAATCAAGAGAATTCGGAATTCGGGTTGACACCTACAAAATTTCAAATTTGTCTTTCTTAAATCCATTCAAAATAAATGCACTGGCAGAATTTTTCCGATCAAAGAACATTGACACCCTGTTTTTAAATTCTTCTCCCGATTTGAAACTTGGCGGACTCGCTGCCCAAAAAGCTGGTGTAAAAAATATTGTTTATATGAGAGGATTGGCTGTTCCAATAAAAAGCAATGCCTTAAATCGTTATCTGCTAACAAAAGTTATTACACATCCTGTACCGAACTCGCTGGATACCCGCAAAGCATTTCTTACCCATTTTAAACCCCATTTAAATGAATCAAATGTGCCGGTTATTTACCGCGGAATTAATTTTGAAGAATGGGATTCACGTCCGGTGGGCACAAGCGATTTTAGCGGAAATGATAAAATTATTCTGGGAAATGTTGGACGACTGGTGGAACAGAAAGGACAAAAGCATTTGGTTGAGCTTGCAAATATTCTGCGTGAAAGAAAACTCAGTTTCAAACTCTATATTGTTGGTAGCGGCCCGCTGGAAAACAACTTGCAAAAACTAATTCAGGAAAATGGGCTGGAAAACCTGATAGAGCTGGTAGGTTTTAAATCGGATGTAAAAAGCTTTTTAAACAGCATTGACCTGTTTGTCTTTCCATCGCTTTGGGAGGGTTTTGGGAATGCTATGGTGGAGGCCATGGCAGAAAAAAAAGTACCAGTTGCTTTTAAACTGACCAGCAATCCGGAAATTGTTGAAAATGGGGAGAACGGCTTCTTAATTGATTATGCAGATATGAATGCATTTGCTGATAAAGTTGAATTTCTGGCAACCCAACCAGAAAAACGAAAAGAAATGGGTGAGAGAGCTAGGGAAGCTGTCATTCAAAAATTCTCCTTCGACAAAATTATGGGAGAGTGGCAGAAACTATTGGATTAA
- a CDS encoding substrate-binding domain-containing protein, whose translation MKNRNVFLACVLLAIVAFQSCQKSTVKVGLLMHSLDHERWERDKSLITDNIEKLGGEVIFRDADNDQAKQNRQAKDLIEQGVDVLIVVSSNQNEAAEIIEAAHREEVKVIAYDRLIRNCDLDFYITTNSVRVGELQAEYMTSIVPTGKYALIIGNENDNNALLLFIGQMNELQEKVESGDIQIVYSEYTSSWTPEEGYRCTNEILAQNDSSIDVIIAGSDEIAYGVHRALNEAGLLGKVKIVSQDADLEIIKEIVKGNHTATIYKPLGDMSKKAAEVAIKLAKEETIEKDYTTVSNGKRLVPAYLLEPILVNNDNISSTVVADGYHQTEEIY comes from the coding sequence ATGAAGAATCGTAATGTATTTCTAGCGTGTGTGTTATTGGCTATCGTAGCTTTTCAAAGTTGTCAAAAGTCAACTGTAAAAGTGGGGTTGTTGATGCACTCATTGGATCACGAACGATGGGAGCGAGATAAATCTTTGATTACAGATAATATTGAAAAATTGGGTGGCGAGGTTATTTTTAGAGACGCGGACAATGATCAAGCGAAGCAAAACAGGCAGGCAAAAGATCTGATCGAACAGGGAGTAGATGTGTTGATTGTTGTTTCTTCTAATCAAAATGAAGCTGCGGAAATTATTGAGGCTGCCCATCGTGAAGAGGTGAAGGTAATTGCTTACGACCGATTAATTCGAAATTGTGACCTGGATTTTTATATCACGACAAACAGTGTTCGGGTGGGCGAGCTACAGGCTGAATACATGACCTCAATTGTGCCAACAGGTAAATATGCTTTAATTATTGGCAACGAGAATGACAACAACGCGTTGTTGTTGTTTATCGGACAAATGAATGAACTTCAGGAAAAGGTTGAATCAGGAGATATTCAAATCGTTTATAGTGAATATACTTCCAGCTGGACTCCCGAAGAAGGTTATCGCTGCACCAACGAAATTTTAGCTCAAAACGATAGTTCGATCGATGTTATAATTGCAGGCTCAGATGAAATTGCGTATGGAGTTCATCGGGCATTAAACGAAGCTGGATTATTGGGAAAAGTTAAAATTGTGAGCCAGGATGCTGATTTGGAGATAATCAAAGAAATTGTCAAAGGAAATCATACAGCCACTATCTATAAACCCTTGGGCGACATGTCTAAGAAAGCGGCTGAGGTAGCTATCAAATTGGCAAAAGAGGAGACTATTGAAAAAGACTACACGACAGTAAGTAATGGCAAGCGACTTGTTCCTGCTTATTTGCTTGAGCCAATTCTGGTGAATAACGACAATATCTCTTCCACGGTAGTTGCAGATGGTTACCACCAAACTGAAGAAATCTATTAA
- a CDS encoding O-antigen ligase family protein — protein MTKLDRINFFYVAMLVFVVALPFSEGLISTSIGLLFLASLFQLKKIEIKSRFRNHQLLLYPVAVFLVYVLWLIFTNDWHWAIYDLKKNLSYLLIPTAFIFAPSISAKLQQNVLYVFVVAVFISALITFVYFYLQDENSLLEAQKYGFIHHIRFSFQLVLSLILIPHFLLVDFYHQKKSLKLISLVGAIFLIIFLIWHQSLTGVLTFIGTAFLALLILSSHIKKPMLKRIIFSLLLVLVIAPSVYLAYAVKRFYTVEKVTTEELAETTQLGNNYSHNFENKLLENGHYVWLFVCEKELESEWNKRADIKYDGVDKTGYPVSQTLIRYVTSKGLRKDADGIRKLSDQDIENIEHGISNYIFAEKGISLYPRIYMSIWEIDTYLKTRAANQHSLAQRIEYTRAAITIIQDHFWLGVGTGNWKKAYAEAYETNQSKMDPARYGNAHNQYLNYMVKFGFIGLLLITFFIVYPVVKSKAYRSSIFLLFLISMFIANFGDSNFETHVGSNFFIFFYCFFLFPWIDKSSDKLIQ, from the coding sequence ATGACCAAGCTAGATCGTATCAACTTTTTTTATGTGGCAATGTTAGTTTTTGTGGTTGCATTGCCTTTTTCTGAAGGATTAATATCGACGTCGATCGGGTTACTATTTTTAGCATCTCTTTTTCAGTTAAAGAAAATCGAGATTAAATCTCGATTTCGAAATCATCAACTGTTACTGTATCCCGTAGCAGTTTTTTTGGTTTATGTACTTTGGTTGATTTTTACTAACGATTGGCATTGGGCCATATATGATTTAAAGAAAAATCTCTCGTATTTGCTGATTCCTACAGCTTTTATTTTTGCGCCATCTATTTCAGCAAAGTTACAGCAAAATGTTTTGTATGTTTTTGTTGTCGCTGTTTTTATCTCAGCATTAATCACATTCGTCTATTTTTATTTACAAGATGAAAACTCATTATTAGAAGCGCAGAAGTATGGATTTATACATCACATCCGGTTCAGCTTTCAGCTGGTTTTATCGCTGATTCTGATTCCCCATTTTCTACTGGTCGACTTTTATCATCAAAAAAAGTCTCTCAAATTAATATCACTTGTCGGTGCAATCTTTCTGATTATTTTCCTGATTTGGCATCAGTCGCTCACCGGCGTGCTTACTTTTATTGGAACTGCGTTTTTGGCTTTGCTTATCCTGTCTTCTCACATAAAAAAGCCAATGCTCAAACGGATTATTTTCAGCCTTTTGCTTGTCTTGGTTATAGCCCCTTCGGTTTATTTGGCTTATGCCGTAAAACGGTTTTATACAGTTGAAAAAGTTACAACTGAAGAATTAGCAGAAACAACACAGTTGGGAAATAACTACAGCCATAATTTTGAAAATAAGTTGCTGGAAAACGGACACTATGTTTGGCTTTTTGTTTGTGAGAAAGAGTTGGAATCGGAGTGGAATAAACGGGCGGATATTAAATATGATGGAGTTGACAAAACTGGTTATCCCGTTAGTCAAACACTGATCAGATACGTGACTTCGAAAGGATTGCGTAAAGATGCAGATGGAATCAGAAAACTATCTGATCAGGATATAGAAAACATAGAACATGGTATAAGCAATTATATTTTTGCTGAAAAAGGAATATCTCTTTATCCCCGAATATACATGAGTATTTGGGAGATTGATACCTACCTGAAAACGAGGGCTGCGAATCAGCATTCGTTAGCACAACGCATTGAATATACTCGTGCTGCTATAACAATTATTCAAGATCATTTTTGGTTAGGAGTGGGAACTGGAAATTGGAAAAAGGCTTATGCTGAGGCTTACGAAACGAATCAGTCTAAAATGGATCCGGCTCGTTACGGAAATGCACATAACCAGTATCTTAATTACATGGTGAAGTTCGGATTTATAGGTTTGCTACTGATTACTTTTTTTATCGTTTATCCGGTTGTAAAGTCAAAAGCTTATCGAAGTTCGATATTTTTGCTTTTTCTGATTAGTATGTTTATAGCAAACTTTGGCGATTCAAACTTTGAAACCCATGTTGGCTCCAATTTCTTTATTTTCTTTTATTGCTTTTTTCTATTTCCCTGGATTGATAAAAGTTCTGATAAGTTAATCCAATAG
- a CDS encoding Maf family nucleotide pyrophosphatase → MVIDNLNKYQLILASKSPRRQHLLKELGLDFKVQVSNVEEYYPPEFGMTAIPEYLADLKATKVREESPENSLVIAADTIVWKDEEVIGKPKDKKEAVALLKHLSGSQHQVITGVNIQSATKKYSFHAVTEVWFDDLTEEEIVYYVDRFKPYDKAGGYGIQEWIGFIGIQKIEGSFYNVMGLPVHKVYQFLKRF, encoded by the coding sequence ATGGTAATAGATAATCTAAATAAATATCAACTCATATTAGCGTCAAAATCACCCAGACGTCAGCATCTGCTAAAAGAGCTTGGGTTGGATTTCAAAGTACAGGTGTCAAATGTCGAAGAATATTATCCACCGGAATTTGGAATGACGGCAATTCCAGAATATTTGGCCGATTTAAAGGCAACTAAGGTACGTGAGGAATCGCCTGAAAATAGCTTGGTAATAGCTGCGGACACGATTGTTTGGAAAGATGAAGAAGTAATTGGAAAGCCAAAAGATAAAAAAGAAGCAGTAGCGTTGTTGAAGCACCTTTCTGGTTCACAACATCAGGTGATTACGGGTGTGAATATTCAATCAGCCACCAAAAAATATTCGTTTCATGCCGTAACAGAAGTGTGGTTTGATGATTTAACAGAAGAAGAAATAGTGTACTATGTTGATCGATTTAAACCCTATGATAAAGCTGGCGGATATGGTATCCAGGAGTGGATTGGGTTTATTGGCATCCAAAAAATTGAAGGCTCTTTCTACAATGTCATGGGACTTCCTGTTCATAAGGTTTATCAATTTTTAAAGCGCTTCTAA
- a CDS encoding DUF2520 domain-containing protein → MIKTVTLVGAGNLATQLGKSLKKNRIEIVQVYSRTETSAKTLADLLGCSFTVDLKKLKQADLVIVSVKDDALERVLKQINKSSRVVHTAGSVPMKILADYFKNHGVFYPLQTFSKQREVDFLNIPICLEASSGEFLQELQQLANQLSQNVSLVNSEERESLHLAAVFTCNFVNHFYHIGDGLLGEKGLDFSLLKPLIQETAQKVMSLKPIEAQTGPAVRFDETIIDKHLELLSYKPELRKIYSFVSRSIYNSKK, encoded by the coding sequence ATGATAAAGACCGTTACATTGGTAGGAGCTGGAAATCTGGCGACACAACTGGGTAAATCTTTAAAGAAAAATAGAATTGAAATAGTTCAGGTTTATAGCCGGACCGAAACTTCTGCTAAAACATTGGCTGATCTGTTAGGCTGTTCTTTTACTGTAGACTTAAAGAAATTGAAACAAGCTGATTTAGTTATTGTATCGGTGAAAGATGATGCACTTGAACGTGTTTTAAAGCAAATTAATAAAAGCTCACGAGTTGTCCATACGGCCGGAAGTGTGCCTATGAAAATACTTGCTGACTATTTCAAGAATCACGGTGTATTTTATCCTCTGCAAACTTTTTCCAAACAGCGAGAGGTCGATTTTTTAAACATCCCAATTTGCCTGGAAGCAAGTTCTGGCGAGTTCTTGCAGGAGTTGCAACAGTTGGCTAATCAGTTATCGCAGAATGTCTCGCTGGTTAATTCTGAAGAACGGGAATCACTGCATTTAGCCGCAGTTTTTACGTGCAACTTTGTCAACCATTTTTACCATATTGGCGACGGTTTGCTTGGTGAAAAAGGACTGGACTTTAGTTTATTAAAACCATTAATTCAGGAAACAGCGCAGAAAGTGATGTCGTTAAAACCAATTGAAGCGCAAACAGGGCCGGCTGTTCGCTTCGATGAAACGATCATCGATAAGCATCTGGAATTGTTATCTTATAAACCGGAACTTCGCAAAATATATAGTTTCGTTTCGAGAAGTATTTATAACTCAAAAAAATAA
- a CDS encoding HAD hydrolase family protein: MAFFKERLKNVKALVFDVDGVLSTDTMALDEEGVPVRTANVKDGYALRNALNMGYKVGIITGGNIERVRFRYEKLGVKYIYMGVRDKMKSLEDFKSKTGVQDDEILFMGDDIVDYQVMKTVGIPVCPIDAVNEIKEISSYISDKKGGEGCARDVIEQVMKAQNTWINDHSYYWRST, translated from the coding sequence ATGGCGTTTTTCAAAGAAAGATTAAAAAATGTAAAGGCCTTAGTTTTTGATGTCGATGGAGTTTTATCTACGGATACAATGGCTCTCGACGAAGAGGGTGTTCCGGTTCGAACGGCTAATGTAAAAGACGGCTATGCCTTACGAAATGCCCTTAATATGGGATATAAAGTGGGAATTATTACCGGTGGAAACATAGAGCGGGTGCGCTTTCGTTACGAAAAACTGGGCGTTAAATACATCTATATGGGTGTGCGTGATAAAATGAAAAGTCTGGAGGATTTTAAGTCGAAAACGGGAGTTCAGGATGATGAAATCCTTTTTATGGGTGACGACATCGTGGATTATCAGGTAATGAAAACAGTTGGAATACCTGTTTGTCCGATTGATGCGGTCAATGAAATTAAGGAAATTTCTTCTTATATTTCGGACAAGAAGGGGGGAGAAGGCTGTGCCCGGGATGTCATTGAGCAAGTCATGAAAGCACAGAATACGTGGATTAACGATCACTCATATTATTGGAGGTCAACTTAA
- a CDS encoding acyl-CoA dehydrogenase family protein codes for MTNYYNDNKELKFHLNHPLMEKIVRLKERNFSETDAFDYAPMDHEDAMDNFDKVLEVVGEICGNIVGPNAESIDAEGPQVLDGHVVYARGTSENIEALNKAGLMGMSLPRKYGGLNFPIVPYIMAADIVSRADAGFVNIWGLQDCAETINEFASEEQKEKYLTRVCNGDTMAMDLTEPDAGSDLQAVQLKAVYDEKSGKWILNGVKRFITNGDGDISLVLARSEPGTKDGRGLSMFIYDKRDGGVTVRRIEHKMGIIGSPTCELVFKDAPAEIVGSRKMGLIKYVMALMNGARLGIAAQSVGVSEAAYREALAYAKERVQFGKAIMRFPAVYEMLSNMKAKLDASRTLLYETARFVDMYKTYMHIAEERKLEKEERDEMKTYQRLADIFTPLVKGMASEYSNQLAYDAVQIHGGSGFMKDYPVERIYRDARITSIYEGTTQLQVVAAIRGVTTGAYLKQIRAYEAEKISPELEHLRRTLIILTDEYEQAVNKVVGTDDNEFIDFHARRLVEMGGHIIMSYLLVLDANRDAMFAKSAKNYIRMAKAQVRANAEFIRTSDLSDLGSYKYEMQ; via the coding sequence ATGACTAATTATTATAATGATAATAAAGAACTGAAATTCCACTTGAATCATCCTTTGATGGAAAAAATTGTCCGTTTAAAGGAAAGGAATTTTTCAGAAACAGATGCGTTTGATTATGCTCCGATGGATCATGAAGACGCGATGGACAACTTTGATAAAGTACTGGAAGTTGTTGGTGAAATTTGTGGTAATATTGTTGGTCCAAATGCAGAGTCGATTGATGCCGAAGGCCCTCAGGTACTCGATGGGCACGTTGTTTACGCACGTGGTACCTCTGAAAATATTGAAGCTTTGAATAAGGCTGGTTTGATGGGGATGTCGCTTCCTCGTAAATATGGAGGTTTGAATTTCCCGATTGTCCCTTACATTATGGCTGCAGATATTGTTTCACGAGCTGATGCAGGCTTTGTCAACATATGGGGATTGCAGGATTGTGCAGAGACCATCAATGAATTTGCCTCAGAAGAACAAAAGGAGAAATATTTAACTCGTGTTTGCAATGGTGACACCATGGCAATGGACTTAACAGAACCCGACGCTGGATCAGATTTGCAAGCTGTTCAATTGAAAGCTGTTTATGATGAAAAGTCGGGCAAGTGGATTTTAAATGGAGTAAAACGTTTTATTACCAATGGTGATGGCGACATTTCACTGGTACTTGCACGTTCGGAGCCGGGAACCAAAGATGGTCGTGGATTGTCCATGTTTATTTACGATAAAAGAGACGGTGGCGTCACCGTTCGGCGTATCGAACACAAAATGGGAATCATCGGTTCGCCAACCTGCGAGTTGGTTTTTAAAGATGCACCAGCAGAAATCGTTGGTTCTCGTAAAATGGGACTAATTAAATACGTGATGGCGTTGATGAACGGCGCTCGCCTGGGAATTGCAGCTCAATCGGTTGGTGTTTCCGAGGCCGCCTACCGCGAGGCGTTGGCTTACGCGAAAGAACGTGTTCAGTTTGGAAAAGCAATCATGCGATTCCCGGCAGTTTACGAAATGCTGTCGAATATGAAAGCCAAGTTGGATGCATCGCGCACTCTCTTATATGAAACAGCTCGTTTTGTTGATATGTACAAAACTTACATGCATATTGCTGAAGAACGTAAGCTGGAAAAAGAAGAACGTGATGAAATGAAAACCTACCAACGATTGGCTGATATTTTTACACCGCTTGTAAAAGGAATGGCAAGTGAATATAGTAACCAACTAGCTTATGATGCGGTTCAGATTCATGGAGGATCCGGCTTTATGAAAGATTATCCGGTCGAGCGGATTTATCGTGATGCACGAATCACTTCAATTTATGAAGGTACAACGCAGTTGCAAGTCGTTGCTGCAATTCGCGGAGTAACAACCGGAGCTTATCTGAAGCAGATACGTGCATACGAAGCAGAAAAAATTTCACCTGAGCTTGAACACTTACGCCGTACTTTGATCATTTTAACTGATGAGTATGAGCAAGCGGTTAATAAAGTGGTGGGCACCGACGATAACGAGTTTATTGATTTTCATGCTCGGCGATTGGTGGAAATGGGCGGTCATATTATTATGAGTTACCTGCTTGTTCTTGACGCTAACCGAGATGCAATGTTTGCCAAGTCGGCTAAAAATTATATTCGCATGGCCAAGGCACAGGTTCGGGCAAATGCGGAGTTTATACGAACTTCCGATCTTAGTGATTTAGGATCCTATAAATACGAGATGCAATAG
- a CDS encoding ABC transporter permease, with amino-acid sequence MMLNKMTSSLNTFFIEVGNILLFTINVVKQLFSGPFEHKELIKQGYQIGNRTLPLIAITGFIMGLVLSLQSRPVLVDFGAQSLLPGMIAVSIIREIGPVITALLCAGKISSGIGAELGAMKVTEQLDAMEVSGTKPLNFVVASRVLATTLLVPILVFFADAIGVFGSFVAVNMHESMSVRLFMSQAFNSLSFSDIIPATIKSVFFGFFIGLIGAYKGYHTDKGTESVGISANSAVVTASLVIFVIDLIAVQLSDIIYGF; translated from the coding sequence ATGATGCTAAATAAAATGACCAGCTCGTTGAATACATTTTTTATTGAGGTTGGAAATATTTTATTGTTTACAATTAATGTGGTCAAACAGCTCTTTAGTGGTCCTTTTGAGCACAAAGAGTTAATCAAGCAAGGCTACCAGATTGGAAACAGAACTTTACCATTAATTGCAATCACAGGGTTTATTATGGGGCTGGTTTTGAGCCTCCAATCGCGTCCGGTTTTAGTTGATTTTGGCGCACAGTCTTTGTTGCCTGGAATGATTGCAGTATCAATTATCAGAGAAATTGGGCCAGTTATTACAGCACTGCTTTGTGCTGGTAAAATAAGTTCGGGAATTGGTGCAGAATTGGGGGCAATGAAAGTAACAGAGCAGTTGGATGCCATGGAGGTATCTGGGACTAAACCGTTAAACTTTGTGGTGGCGTCTCGTGTACTGGCAACTACATTATTGGTTCCAATACTTGTTTTCTTCGCTGATGCTATCGGGGTTTTCGGCTCTTTTGTCGCCGTTAATATGCATGAAAGTATGTCAGTTCGATTATTTATGTCTCAGGCGTTTAATTCACTTAGCTTTTCAGATATTATTCCAGCAACAATCAAATCCGTGTTTTTCGGATTTTTTATCGGGCTTATTGGAGCATACAAAGGGTATCATACCGATAAAGGAACAGAGTCAGTGGGAATTTCAGCAAATTCAGCTGTTGTAACAGCTTCGTTGGTAATATTTGTTATTGATTTAATTGCTGTGCAGCTATCAGATATTATTTATGGCTTCTAA
- a CDS encoding ATP-binding cassette domain-containing protein has product MENVIEIKNLKKAFGKKDVLNGVSMVLPRGKNIAILGESGTGKSVMAKCIVRLIEPDFGEICVLGKDILSVEDDELDEMRKKVGYLFQGGALYDSMTVKENLEFPIRRTQESKNKKEVAEMVEDALESVGLEDAINKMPAELSGGMKKRIGLARTLILKPEIILYDEPTTGLDPVTSGEISELILSVQEKYNTSSIIITHDIKCARITSSEKLKLMMDGRFYVEGTFKELSESDDKKVSSYFT; this is encoded by the coding sequence ATGGAAAACGTTATCGAAATAAAGAATCTTAAGAAAGCATTTGGAAAGAAGGATGTGTTGAACGGTGTCAGTATGGTTTTACCAAGAGGTAAAAATATTGCTATTTTGGGTGAGTCGGGTACTGGTAAGTCTGTTATGGCAAAATGTATTGTCAGACTAATCGAGCCTGATTTTGGTGAGATTTGCGTTTTGGGAAAAGATATCCTGAGCGTAGAAGATGATGAACTTGACGAAATGAGGAAGAAGGTTGGTTACCTTTTTCAGGGGGGAGCTCTCTATGATTCTATGACGGTTAAGGAAAATCTCGAATTCCCTATTCGACGAACTCAGGAGTCAAAAAACAAGAAGGAGGTTGCCGAAATGGTAGAAGACGCACTTGAAAGTGTTGGGTTGGAGGACGCAATTAATAAAATGCCTGCGGAACTATCCGGAGGGATGAAAAAACGGATTGGTTTAGCCAGAACGCTTATTCTGAAGCCGGAAATAATATTGTATGACGAACCAACTACCGGTTTAGATCCGGTTACCTCAGGAGAGATTAGTGAGCTTATTCTTAGTGTTCAGGAAAAATATAATACCTCGTCAATTATAATTACTCACGATATCAAGTGCGCACGCATTACTTCTTCTGAAAAATTGAAGTTAATGATGGACGGGAGGTTTTATGTTGAAGGGACTTTTAAAGAGCTAAGTGAGAGTGATGATAAGAAAGTTAGTTCGTATTTCACTTAA
- a CDS encoding MlaD family protein, with translation MKKNKNQPLKLGIFVTLGLFIFIVGIYYLGSKQDLFSSTFTANSYFKDVKGLVQGNNVRYSGINVGTVSKIDIVSDSTILVRMSINDKVREFIRKDSKVEIGSDGLMGSKIVKIHPGSANAGSISDDGELESTNSLDIEEILKEAKVMIDDGQIVTKNLVEMTDKLNNGDGDIAKLLNDDEITTKLSLFGDEMISVSQNIDGITRKINQGEGDLGKLVNDTMITHEFSTAMNQFGNIMSRTDTIANELMIFSKSMNNGNGLINRLVYDSTMADNVDTTIYKVGESVDNIVDAAETIENSWIFNLFSGRNKKERRE, from the coding sequence ATGAAGAAAAATAAAAACCAGCCATTGAAGCTTGGTATATTTGTAACACTTGGTTTATTTATATTCATTGTTGGTATTTACTATTTAGGGAGTAAGCAGGATTTGTTTTCGTCAACCTTTACAGCAAATAGCTATTTCAAAGATGTAAAAGGCCTTGTTCAAGGTAACAATGTTCGATACTCAGGAATCAATGTAGGTACTGTATCGAAAATAGATATTGTTTCAGATTCTACTATTCTTGTTAGAATGTCAATTAATGATAAAGTAAGAGAGTTTATACGAAAGGATTCTAAAGTTGAAATTGGGAGTGATGGGCTAATGGGTAGTAAAATTGTTAAGATTCATCCTGGTTCAGCCAACGCTGGAAGTATTTCCGATGATGGTGAATTAGAATCGACAAACTCACTGGATATTGAAGAGATACTTAAGGAAGCAAAAGTAATGATTGACGATGGACAGATCGTTACAAAAAATCTGGTAGAGATGACTGATAAATTGAATAACGGAGACGGCGATATCGCTAAGTTGCTGAACGATGACGAAATTACAACGAAGCTTAGCCTGTTTGGTGATGAAATGATTTCCGTTTCGCAAAATATTGATGGTATCACTCGCAAAATTAACCAAGGCGAAGGTGATTTGGGAAAACTGGTGAATGACACGATGATCACTCACGAGTTTAGTACAGCAATGAATCAATTTGGAAATATCATGTCTCGCACTGATACGATTGCAAATGAGTTAATGATTTTCTCAAAATCGATGAATAATGGAAATGGACTTATAAATCGGTTAGTATATGATTCCACTATGGCCGATAATGTAGACACGACGATTTATAAAGTAGGCGAGAGCGTCGATAATATTGTTGATGCTGCTGAGACCATTGAAAACAGTTGGATTTTCAACCTTTTTTCAGGGAGAAATAAAAAAGAACGTCGGGAATAA